From Herbaspirillum sp. WKF16:
CATCGGCGAAGTCGAAGGCCGCAACTGCGTGATCATGGACGACATGGTCGACACCGCCGGCACCCTGACCAAGGCCGCCGAAGTGCTCAAGGAACGCGGCGCCAAGAAGGTGGTGGCCTATTGTACCCACCCGGTGCTGTCGGGCCCCGCGATCGACCGCATCAGCAATTCGCCGCTGGACGAGCTGGTGGTGACCGACACCATCCCGCTGTCGCCCGCCGCGCGCGGCTGCCCAAAGGTGCGTCAGTTGACCTGCGCCGACCTGCTGGCCGAGACCTTCAAGCGCATCACGAAGGGCGACTCCGTCATGTCGCTGTTCGCCGAGTAAGACAGATTCGAATTCGCCTCGCCGCAATCCTGCGGCGGGGTTTTTCATATCCCCTGGTCGCGGGGGATATTTACCACGCAGGGCATACGTCAACGCAACGACGCGCCTTGCCAACATTGGAGCTTTAACATGAAAGTCATCGCCTTTCCGCGCAAAGAACAGGGCACCGGAGCGAGCCGCCGCCTGCGTATTGCCGGCCAAACTCCCGGCATCGTCTACGGCGGCACCGCTGCCCCGCTGAACATCGCTCTGGACCACAACGCGCTGTACCACGCGCTGAAGAAGGAAACCTTCCACTCGTCCATCCTGGACCTGGAAATCGAAGGCAAGGTCGAACAAGTGCTGCTGCGCGACTTCCAAGTCCACGCATACAAGCAACTGGTCCTGCACGTCGACTTCCAACGCGTGGACGCTTCCCAGAAGCTGCACACCAAGGTGCCCCTGCACTTCGTGAACGCTGAAGTGTCGCCTGCCGTCAAGCTGCACGCCGGCATCATCAGCCACGTCGCTTCGGAACTGGACGTGTCCTGCCTGCCGGGCAACCTGCCGGAATTCATCGAAGTCGACCTGGCCAAGCTGGACGTCGGCCAATCGATCCACCTGGCTGACCTGAAGCTGCCCAACGGCGTGACCGCCGTGACCCAGGAAAACCTGACCATCGCCACCGCCACCGTGCCGGCCGGTCAAGTGTCCGCTGAAGGCGGTGCTGCTGAAGGCGCCGAAGAAGCCAAGTAATTCGCTTCCGCTTCAAATAAGAAACCCGCCTGATGGCGGGTTTTTTATTGCCGTCGTTGCCGGCATCGCTCCCTGCACGCTCAGGCCTTCAACTTCAGCCAGGATTCCCGCTGGCGCACCATGGCCGCCGGCTTGCCCAATGCCGCCAGCGTCACCTGCGGCGCGACATCGGCCTTCAGCTTGAGCGTGAACTCCATCAGCTCGTCGCGGCGGAAGGCGTGCACACGTACCGTATCGTTGACGCGATAGCGCGCCAACAGGCCATCCGCGCCCGACGCCGGCACCCGCAGGCCATCGATGGCCACCAGCTTGTCGCCCGCCGACAGGCCGGCCTGCATCGCCGGGCCGCCTTCATGCACGACGGCCAGCTTGGCGTCGCCGCCGTCCTTGCTCACGCGCGCGCCCAGCCAGGGCTTGGCGTCCCTGGGCAGCGCATCGTCATAGCTCACGCCGAAGGCCGGCAGCAGCTCGCCCAGCGGCAGGTCCTCGGTGCCGCGGATGAAGCGCTCATAAAAACGCTTCAGGTCGGCGCCGCTCAGCTCTTCCATCAGCGCCAGGATGCCATCCTCCGGCACGCCCTGCGCGCCGCCCTCATAGAAGTCCCGACCATGGCGCTCCCAGAGGCCGCGCATGACGTCGTCCAGCGAGCGACGGCCGCGCGTCTGCGCGCGGATCGTCAGGTCCAGGCCCAATGCCACCAGCGAACCCTTGGTGTAGTAGCTGACGATGGCGTTGGCGGCGTTCTCGTCCTGGCGGTAGTACTTCACCCAGGCGTCGAAGCTGGACTCGGCCACGCTCTGCTTCTTGCGGCCCGAACCGCGCAGCACGCCGGTGACGGTCTTGGCCAGCAGCTTCAAGTAATTGTCGGTATCGATGACGCCGGTGCGCACCAGGAACAGGTCGTCGTAGTAGCTGGTGAAGCCTTCGAACAGCCACAGCAGCGAGGTGTAGTTCTCCTGGCGCAGGTCGTAGGGCGCGAACACCGCAGGCTTGATGCGCTTGACGTTCCAGGTGTGGAAGTACTCGTGGCTGCACAGGCCGAGATAGGTGCGGTAGCCGTCGGTCTGTTCAGGCTTGCCCTTGACCGGCAGGTCGGCGCGCGAGCAGATCAGCGCGGTCGAGGCGCGATGCTCCAGGCCGCCGTAGCCGTCGCCCACCGCCAGCGTCATGAAGACGTAGCGCTGCATGGGCGCGCGCTTTTTCTTGGGCTCGAAGAAGGCGATCTGCGCTTCGCAGATCTTCTTCAGGTCATCGCACAGGCGCGCCATGTCGAGATTGGGTACGCGGCCGGTGATCACCACGTCGTGCTGCGCGCCGTGCGCCTTGAAGCTGGCCAGCGCGAAATCTCCGATTTCCACCGGGTGGTCGATCAGCTCGTCGTAGTCCTTCGCCGCGTAGCTGCCGAAACCATAACGCCGGGCCTTGAGCTCGGGCAAGGAGGTGGCCACGCGCCAGCGCTTGAACGCCTCGCCCTGCGGACGACCGATGTCGACCACATGCTGCGCGCCCTCGAAGCCATGCGCCGCGAGGAACACGCTGGTGCCGTTGAAGAAGCCGTGGGTCTGGTCCAGGTGCGCGGTGCGCACGGAAAGATCCCAGGCATAGACCTGGTAGGACAAGGTCAGCGCGCCGCCGCATGGCGCGGCCTGCCAGGTGTGCTTGTCCAGCTTTTTCACCGCCACCTTGCGCCCGCCCGACTCGCCGCGCAACTGCACGATGTTCTTGCCGAACTCGCGGATCATGTAGCTGCCCGGGATCCAGGCCGGCAGGGAAAACACCTGGCCATCGGCGGCCGGCTTGTCGACCGTGACGGTGACGTCATACATGTGGGATGCGGGATCGCTGGAGGAGATGGTGTAGCGGATTGGATTGGCCATGTGGGTCCTTGCCTGCGCCTGGTTGGCGAATCGTGACATTTTACTTGAGCGTCCTACGCAGCGGCATCCCTCTCTGCGGCGTGTTGCGCACGAAAAAAAACCGGACAGACTTGCGTCTGCCCGGGTCCAGGTCAAATGAAGCTAAATCGTTGTTGTCGGTTCGGAATCAGCGCGGCAGCAGCGAGGCGCCCATCAGGAACTCGTCCACTGCGCGGGCGCATTGGCGTCCTTCACGGATCGCCCACACCACCAGCGACTGGCCGCGGCGCATGTCGCCTGCGGCGAACACCTTGTCGACCGAAGTCTTGTAGCAACCTTCGCCGTCGGTGGTGGCGCGCGCGTTGCCGCGGGCATCCTTCTCCACGCCGAAGGCGTCCAGCACCTGCTGCACCGGCGACACGAAGCCCATGGCCAGCAGCACCAGGTCGGCTTTCACTTCGAACTCGGAGTCGGGCACTTCCACCATCTTGCCGTCCTTGAACTCGACGCGCGCCGCGATCAGCTTCTCGACCTTGCCGCCCTTGCCTTCCAGGCGCTTGGTGGTGACCGCGAAATCACGCTCGCAGCCTTCCTCGTGCGAGGACGAGGTGCGCAGCTTGATCGGCCAGTACGGCCACACCAGCGGCTTGTTCTCCGATTCCGGCGGCTGCGGCATCAGTTCGAACTGGACCACGGCTTCGGCGCCGTGGCGGTTGGAGGTGCCCACGCAGTCGGAACCGGTATCGCCGCCGCCGATCACCACCACGTGCTTGCCGGTGGCCATGATCTGGTTCTTCAGCTTGTCGCCGGCGTTGACCTTGTTCTGCAGCGGCAGGAAGTCCATCGCGAAGTGCACGCCCTTGAGCTCGCGGCCGGGAACCGGCAGGTCGCGCGGCGCTTCGGCGCCGCCGGAGATGATGATGGCGTCGAAGTCTTTTTGCAGCTGCTCCGGCGAGATGGTTTCCTTGGACCAGTTGGTGACGGTCTCAGGGAAATCCTTGCCGACGAAGACGCCGGTGCGGAAGGTCACGCCTTCAGCCGCCATCTGCTCGACGCGCAGGTCGATGTGCGATTTTCCCATCTTGAAGTCGGGGATGCCGTAGCGCAGCAGGCCGCCGACGCGATCGTTCTTCTCGAACAGGGTCACGTCGTGGCCGGCGCGCGCCAGCTGCTGCGCCGCCGCCATGCCGGCGGGACCGCCGCCGACCACGGCCACCTTCTTGCCGGTCTTGATGGCGGCCGGTTGCGGCACCACCCAGCCGTTTTCCCAGCCCTTGTCGATGATGAAGTGCTCGATCGACTTGATGCCCACGGCGTCGTTGTTGATGCCCAGGGTGCATGCCGCTTCGCACGGCGCCGGGCAGATGCGGCCGGTGAACTCGGGGAAGTTGTTGGTCGAATGCAGGGTATCCAGCGCTTCCTTGTAGTTGCCGCGGTAGACCAGGTCATTCCAGTCAGGAATGATGTTGTTGACCGGGCAGCCGTTGTTGCAGAACGGAATGCCGCAATCCATGCAGCGCGCGCCCTGGATCTTGGCGTCGCCTTCGCTCAGGTGCAGGACGAATTCCTTGTAGTGCTTGGTGCGTGCGGCAGGCGCTTCGCTGGCCTCTTTCAGGCGCTGGTATTCCATGAAACCGGTTGCTTTTCCCATTTTCCTCTCACATTTCTCGCTAAGGATGCGGCGGGCGGCGATGAATTATTCATTGAGTTCGCCACGCCCGCCGGCGTGCTTGATTGATCCGAAAGTACGCTGCGCTGGTTACGCGGCGACCTTCTCCTTCTTGGCTTCGGCAGCGGCGGCCAGTTCTGCCAGCGCGCGTTTGTATTCGGTCGGGAAGACCTTCACAAACTTCGCGCGCGAGGCCGCCCAGTTGTCCAGCAGGTAGCGCGCGCGCGTGCTGCCGGTGTACTTGAAGTGCCGTTCAATCAAGCCACGCAGGATGGCTTCGTCGGTCTGGCGCTCGCCGCCTCGCGACAGGCTGTGCCAGACATTGCGGGCCACTTCGTGCGCTTGCTCGGTGTCGGCCAGCACCTTGTCCAGGGCCACCATCGAGGTATTGCACTTGGTGGCGAAATCGCCATCCGGGTCGTACACGTAGGCGATGCCGCCCGACATGCCGGCGGCGAAGTTGCGGCCGGTATTGCCCAGCACCACCACGGTGCCGCCGGTCATGTATTCGCAACCGTGGTCGCCGGTGCCTTCCACCACGGCGATGGCGCCGGAGTTGCGCACCGCGAAGCGCTCGCCGGCCACGCCGTTGATGAAGGCCTCGCCGGTGATGGCGCCGTACAGCACGGTGTTGCCCGAGATCATGTTGTCCACGGCGCGGCCGCGGAACTCGGTGTTCGGACGCACGATGATGCGCCCGCCCGACAGGCCCTTGCCGACGTAGTCGTTGCCTTCGCCGACCAGGTCCAGGGTCACGCCCTTGGCCAGGAAGGCGCCGGCCGACTGGCCTGCGGTGCCTTGCAGCTGGATATGGATGGTGTCATCCGGCAGGCCTTCGTCGCCATAGCGCTTGGCGACTTCGCCCGAGAGCATGGCGCCGACGGTGCGGTTCAAGTTCTTGATCGTGGAGATGAAGGAAACCTTCTCGCCCTTTTCCAGCGCGGGCTGCGCCTGGGAGATCAGCTTGTGGTCCAGCGCCTTGTCCAAGCCGTGATCCTGATAGTCGGTGTGGTAGACCGGCAGGTTCGATTCAGGCTGGTGGAAGATGCGGCTGAAGTCCAGGCCGC
This genomic window contains:
- a CDS encoding glutamate synthase subunit beta is translated as MGKATGFMEYQRLKEASEAPAARTKHYKEFVLHLSEGDAKIQGARCMDCGIPFCNNGCPVNNIIPDWNDLVYRGNYKEALDTLHSTNNFPEFTGRICPAPCEAACTLGINNDAVGIKSIEHFIIDKGWENGWVVPQPAAIKTGKKVAVVGGGPAGMAAAQQLARAGHDVTLFEKNDRVGGLLRYGIPDFKMGKSHIDLRVEQMAAEGVTFRTGVFVGKDFPETVTNWSKETISPEQLQKDFDAIIISGGAEAPRDLPVPGRELKGVHFAMDFLPLQNKVNAGDKLKNQIMATGKHVVVIGGGDTGSDCVGTSNRHGAEAVVQFELMPQPPESENKPLVWPYWPIKLRTSSSHEEGCERDFAVTTKRLEGKGGKVEKLIAARVEFKDGKMVEVPDSEFEVKADLVLLAMGFVSPVQQVLDAFGVEKDARGNARATTDGEGCYKTSVDKVFAAGDMRRGQSLVVWAIREGRQCARAVDEFLMGASLLPR
- a CDS encoding 50S ribosomal protein L25/general stress protein Ctc produces the protein MKVIAFPRKEQGTGASRRLRIAGQTPGIVYGGTAAPLNIALDHNALYHALKKETFHSSILDLEIEGKVEQVLLRDFQVHAYKQLVLHVDFQRVDASQKLHTKVPLHFVNAEVSPAVKLHAGIISHVASELDVSCLPGNLPEFIEVDLAKLDVGQSIHLADLKLPNGVTAVTQENLTIATATVPAGQVSAEGGAAEGAEEAK
- a CDS encoding M61 family metallopeptidase, with the protein product MANPIRYTISSSDPASHMYDVTVTVDKPAADGQVFSLPAWIPGSYMIREFGKNIVQLRGESGGRKVAVKKLDKHTWQAAPCGGALTLSYQVYAWDLSVRTAHLDQTHGFFNGTSVFLAAHGFEGAQHVVDIGRPQGEAFKRWRVATSLPELKARRYGFGSYAAKDYDELIDHPVEIGDFALASFKAHGAQHDVVITGRVPNLDMARLCDDLKKICEAQIAFFEPKKKRAPMQRYVFMTLAVGDGYGGLEHRASTALICSRADLPVKGKPEQTDGYRTYLGLCSHEYFHTWNVKRIKPAVFAPYDLRQENYTSLLWLFEGFTSYYDDLFLVRTGVIDTDNYLKLLAKTVTGVLRGSGRKKQSVAESSFDAWVKYYRQDENAANAIVSYYTKGSLVALGLDLTIRAQTRGRRSLDDVMRGLWERHGRDFYEGGAQGVPEDGILALMEELSGADLKRFYERFIRGTEDLPLGELLPAFGVSYDDALPRDAKPWLGARVSKDGGDAKLAVVHEGGPAMQAGLSAGDKLVAIDGLRVPASGADGLLARYRVNDTVRVHAFRRDELMEFTLKLKADVAPQVTLAALGKPAAMVRQRESWLKLKA